TCACGTCGTAGGCGTGGGCGTTCCCGGCGAAGCGGCATCTGCGCCGACAGACCACCCGCAGAACACCCTGGACCGCATCGCCGAACTGGGCGGCATCGGGTTCATCGCACACCCGTATTGGTCCTGCCTGGTTGCCCACGACATGCTGGGCCTGCGCAACTGCCTGGGGATCGAGGTCATCAACTACGGCTGCGAGATCGAGATCGGCAAAGGAATCTCGTCGGTGCACTGGGACGATATGCTGGTGCGTGGAGAGATAACCCTGGCTGTGGGTGTGGATGACGGCCACCGCTGCGGGTGGGATTTCTACGGTGGGTTCACCATGATCCGCGCCGCGGAACTCACTCGTGAGGCGATCATGGACGCTCTGCGCCGGGGACAGTTCTACGCCTCCATGGGTCCGCTGATCCATGACATTCGCCTCACGGATGACGGGATTGAGGTGGACTGCAGCGCGGCACAGGCCATCAATTTCGTGGCCAATAATCAGCAAGGTTGGTGCATCCAGGCGGAAGATCGCCCGCCGCTCACGGGTGCCAGGTACTTGCGCAACGGCCGCGAGAAGTATGTTAGAATTGAGATCGTGGGCGAGACGGGTCTGCGCGCCTGGAGCCAGCCTTTCTTCTTCTCCTGACGCGCATCCAGCGTGCCGCGGGAACAAGAGCGGTGCACGCGGCGTCCAACCCGCATTACTACCCGATCCAGACAAATGGGGCCGCAGATTCTGTGAGACGCAGGCGCAACTCCCCAGGTTGTGATCTCCGACGAAGTGGCGCATGGGCGGCCCTGTGGCTGGCCCTTGCGCTCCTGTGTATCTGGTGCTCGGCCGGTGCCGACGTGGCACAGCAAGAGCCCACAAAGGACGAGGGCTTGGCCGCAACGCCAGAAGAGACCCAGCCCGCGTCCACGGAGCAAGTCGAAGCGCCACCGGCTGCGCCCTTGCCCGGGCAGGAAACGGCGCCGGCACAGGGCACCCCGCTCCCTGGCCTGGAGACCGTCCCACCGACTGCGGGCCAGGCGCCGCCGATCCCGCTGGGTGGAGACCCTTTCTCCGGCCAGACGCCTGCGGCTGTCCAGCTTCCCTTCACCGGGCCTGATGGTGCGCCGCCCGGAGCCCCGCCCGCAGCGCCAAAGAAGAGGAAGCCGAAGTCGGGCATTGCTCGGTTCCTGGAGCAGAACGATCTCTTCCAGGGAGTTACCATCACCGGGCAGAACACTCTTACCTTGCAGCAGAATGATGTCGAGGGTTCGGAAACCACCTACAAGAGCCAACGCTGGGACACCGACGACGTTGTGCGCCGCAGCAGCCTGCATCTGGAAGGGCCTATCTGGAAGGAACTGGTTTTCGAGGCCGATATCTCCGACAGCGGCTGGGGGCAGCGCTACTCCCGATGGGTTGCGGGGTATGTCGGGCATGATTCGGCCCTGCTGTACGGCGACCTCGACCTGCAGCTTGGGGGGAACGAGTTCGTTGCCTTCCGCAAGTCCACAAAGGGCTGGCAGTTCGACCAGAAGCTCCCGGGCAACGGTTTCGCGCGGGGCTTCTACACCCGCGAGAAAGGCCTCGTGCGCAATCAGACCTTCGTGGGAAACGACACCGCCGGCCCGTACTTCCTCACATACACCCCGGTCATTGAGGGCAGCGAGGTCATCAAGGTCAATGAGGAGTTCCTGGAGTTCGGGACAGACTACCGTCTGGACTACGACACCGGGCAACTCTACTTCGAGCCCGTGGATGGCCAGCCGAGGATCATCACCGCCGCCGATACCGTGTCCGTGAGCTACCAGTCCCTTGGCTACAATAACCAGGGGCCGGGACAGCTGTACGGCTTCCGGGCCGAAGTGCCGCTCCTGAAGGACCGGATGCTGGTGGGTGTTACTACTCTCCAGCAGGACCGCCAGGGCGATTCATCGGTGCATGACACCGTGGGCTACCAGGAGGACGTCTACAACGGCTCGGGCAGCACCGGACCCTTCGACACCAACTACCGGCCGATCATCGTGGACGGCACGAGTGTGGTCTACAAGGGCGAGCGGCAGATCATCGACAAGGCCCTGACGGTTCTCGTGGACAGCGTCGAACAACTTGAGGGTGTTGATTATGACGCCTTCCGCACCATTGGGCGCGTGATCTTCCGGCGCGCAGTGCCGCCGACTTCGCTGGTAATCATCAAGTACTTCTACGACATCGACACAGGCGCCAAAGCCACAGGTGACCAGCAGCTCTGGGGCGTTGACCTGGCGTACACGATCAACGACAACCTGAACTGGTCGCTGGACTGGGCGAAGAGCTCGGGTGTCTCCGAAGATCAGAACGGCAATGCGCTGTCGACCATGCTGTCGTATAACACCAGGGGCGGCGACGTCCGTCTCGTGGGTGAGTACCGGTCGGTGGATCCCACCTTCGCGTATATTGATACGGTGGGTTTCCGGCGGCGCGAAAAAGGAATCAATTTCGGGGCCGAGTGGGATGTGAATGAGCACATCTCTATCGCCAATCGCTACTCCAAGCTGGACAGCGACAGTGGCCTGTCTTTCGGCTACAGCGGCTACTCGGGCGGCTATAACTTCAATACCTACCCCACCGCGAACACCAGCCAGACTACCAGCACTTCACTCTCGGTGGCCACGGAGCGCAATGATCTCAACGTGCGTCTGGATTATGAGGGCTGGCCCACCTTCAGCTACCAGCGCAGTTCCATGTCCAACAGTGGCGCGACGACCGGCGACAGCGACTACACCACGGACAGCATCAACCTGTCCTACAGCCCGCAGGGAAAGAAGTACTCCATCCAGTCGCGTCTGAGCACCACGAAGCAGCGGAGTTTCCGCCCGGCATCCGGCGCGACCGCTGAGTCGACCCTCACCGGAAGCGACTCCGACCAGTTCCAGACCTCGGTGAGCTACAACCCTTCCGACAAGCTCTCCTTCTCGGCCAGCTACTCGGAGAACTCGTCTTCCGCGGTGGAGACAGTCAACAACTCCACCTCGGACAACGTCCAACTCACGGCGCGCTGGAACCCCACCAG
Above is a window of Armatimonadota bacterium DNA encoding:
- a CDS encoding CehA/McbA family metallohydrolase, whose protein sequence is MELENPFACEGNWYKANLHAHTTESDGKLSPEQVAIHYRRQGYHVLAITDHGKVTPCGDYCAHDFVCIEGIEYGSGQCEVGHTYHVVGVGVPGEAASAPTDHPQNTLDRIAELGGIGFIAHPYWSCLVAHDMLGLRNCLGIEVINYGCEIEIGKGISSVHWDDMLVRGEITLAVGVDDGHRCGWDFYGGFTMIRAAELTREAIMDALRRGQFYASMGPLIHDIRLTDDGIEVDCSAAQAINFVANNQQGWCIQAEDRPPLTGARYLRNGREKYVRIEIVGETGLRAWSQPFFFS